Proteins co-encoded in one Haloarcula pelagica genomic window:
- a CDS encoding glycoside hydrolase family 15 protein, with amino-acid sequence MTRRREFVRLASGAGLAGLAGCPGRFGGGERNSGTETGTDGTATETSIEAPPPTWTTGRKFGVATVPDHGSDDPSRVWATFTRGAVTEVRFPRVDLLNLRTLEFVVVDTEAGTAWRTHEPDRTTPDGVDRSTTLATDRALVYEQAFSPAERDGWELTAEWVTDPERDALLGRIDFDGAARHEVYALARTACSQSAGADFGRRVPTAAGYELAAWDTDANDSQHVVREDGDSYEVALGLVADSGFSRASALAPDDGQALAEAGEWTNSASVEGVVDLAGRLVTGSGRAHLALGFATGRDQETARGTARAALDAGYDSAREAYVSGWKSYLGEVTVPDSVADEPDLTTQYRAAAMVLAAVEDKTSLGGGIASPSVPWGSAVGAVTPSDYGYNFVRALDRYQSFTALRAMGDIEGARRAVEYVFESQQRDDGSIPQNTFVDGRPRLRGEQLDGAALPLVMAYQLADRHGLGLDSVDYSYAQLGAVADYVVDSGPATGQERWGEESGYSPSTIAAEIAGLTCAAVLAADAGERSDALVWLATADEWARSVEDWCVTTTGADGHEPPYYMRINDDTDPDDGADLALANGGPTLDERAVVDAGFLELVRLGIRPADDPIIRNSVSVVDETIRRDTPNGPAWYRYTGDGYGEQADGSPWRSSGQGRLWPLLTGERGEYELRRGTDSGELTPRTLLSTMAAFANEGWMLPEQVWDREEPTEYDWMFGEGTGSATPLSWSMAQYVRLAHAVDAGEPVETPAVVAERFGTERDRPSLTVGEFPTTTEDSPLPVEVITDAAELLVRSKDETRRFEPDGERLTVEVPLSGSHNTVTFVAADDAGEIVDAAVAIERRTVTDRGE; translated from the coding sequence ATGACGCGACGACGGGAGTTCGTGCGGCTCGCGAGCGGGGCCGGGCTGGCCGGCCTCGCAGGATGTCCGGGGCGGTTCGGTGGGGGAGAACGGAACAGTGGTACCGAGACAGGGACCGACGGGACGGCGACCGAGACATCCATCGAGGCCCCGCCGCCGACCTGGACGACCGGACGGAAGTTCGGCGTGGCGACGGTCCCCGACCACGGGAGCGACGACCCCTCGCGGGTGTGGGCGACGTTCACTCGGGGTGCCGTCACCGAGGTCCGGTTCCCACGCGTGGACCTGCTGAACCTCCGGACGCTGGAGTTCGTCGTCGTCGACACCGAAGCGGGGACCGCCTGGCGGACTCACGAGCCCGATCGGACGACCCCCGACGGCGTCGACCGCTCGACGACGCTCGCCACCGACCGCGCGCTGGTGTACGAACAGGCGTTCTCCCCGGCCGAGCGCGACGGCTGGGAACTCACCGCCGAGTGGGTGACAGACCCCGAGCGGGACGCGTTGCTCGGCCGGATCGACTTCGACGGGGCCGCTCGCCACGAGGTGTACGCGCTTGCCCGCACCGCCTGCTCGCAGAGCGCCGGCGCCGACTTCGGCCGGCGGGTCCCGACCGCCGCCGGCTACGAACTCGCCGCCTGGGACACCGACGCAAACGACAGCCAGCACGTCGTCCGGGAGGACGGCGACAGCTACGAGGTGGCGCTGGGGCTGGTCGCCGACAGCGGGTTCAGCCGTGCCAGTGCGCTCGCACCCGACGACGGCCAGGCGCTCGCCGAGGCCGGCGAGTGGACGAACAGCGCCTCCGTGGAGGGCGTCGTCGACCTCGCCGGCCGACTGGTGACCGGCAGCGGCCGGGCCCACCTCGCGCTCGGATTCGCGACCGGCCGCGACCAGGAGACCGCCCGCGGGACGGCCAGGGCGGCGCTGGACGCCGGCTACGACAGCGCCCGCGAGGCCTACGTCTCGGGCTGGAAGTCGTATCTCGGCGAGGTGACCGTCCCCGACAGCGTCGCCGACGAACCGGACCTGACGACCCAGTATCGGGCCGCGGCGATGGTCCTTGCCGCCGTCGAGGACAAGACCTCCCTCGGCGGGGGCATCGCCAGCCCGTCGGTCCCCTGGGGCTCTGCCGTCGGCGCCGTGACGCCCAGCGACTACGGGTACAACTTCGTCCGGGCGCTGGACCGCTACCAGTCGTTTACCGCCCTGCGAGCGATGGGCGACATCGAGGGCGCCCGCCGGGCCGTCGAGTACGTCTTCGAGTCCCAGCAGCGCGACGACGGCTCCATCCCGCAGAACACCTTCGTCGACGGTCGGCCCCGCTTGCGTGGCGAGCAACTGGACGGGGCGGCGCTCCCGCTGGTGATGGCCTATCAGCTGGCCGACCGTCACGGGCTGGGACTCGATTCGGTCGACTACAGCTACGCTCAGCTCGGAGCCGTCGCCGACTACGTGGTCGACAGCGGCCCGGCGACGGGCCAGGAACGCTGGGGGGAGGAGAGCGGCTACTCGCCGTCGACCATCGCCGCCGAGATCGCCGGGCTGACCTGCGCGGCTGTGCTGGCCGCCGACGCGGGCGAGCGAAGCGACGCGCTGGTGTGGCTCGCCACGGCAGACGAGTGGGCCCGCTCGGTCGAGGACTGGTGTGTGACGACGACGGGCGCCGACGGCCACGAGCCGCCCTACTACATGCGGATCAACGACGACACCGACCCGGACGACGGGGCCGATCTGGCCCTCGCCAACGGCGGGCCGACTCTCGACGAACGTGCGGTCGTCGACGCCGGCTTCCTCGAACTCGTCCGCCTGGGGATCCGCCCGGCCGACGACCCTATCATCAGAAACTCCGTCTCGGTCGTCGACGAGACCATCCGCCGGGACACCCCGAACGGCCCGGCCTGGTACCGCTACACCGGCGACGGCTACGGGGAGCAGGCCGACGGCTCGCCCTGGCGGAGTTCGGGCCAGGGGCGGCTCTGGCCGCTCCTCACCGGCGAACGCGGCGAGTACGAACTCCGCCGCGGCACCGACTCGGGCGAACTGACCCCCCGGACCCTCCTGTCGACGATGGCCGCCTTCGCCAACGAGGGATGGATGCTCCCCGAGCAGGTCTGGGACCGCGAGGAACCCACCGAGTACGACTGGATGTTCGGCGAGGGCACCGGTTCGGCGACGCCGCTGTCGTGGTCGATGGCCCAGTACGTCCGCCTGGCCCACGCCGTCGACGCTGGCGAACCGGTCGAGACGCCCGCCGTCGTCGCCGAGCGGTTCGGGACCGAACGGGACCGGCCCTCGCTGACCGTCGGCGAGTTCCCGACGACGACCGAGGACTCGCCGCTCCCGGTGGAGGTGATCACCGACGCCGCCGAACTGCTCGTCCGGAGCAAAGACGAGACCCGGCGCTTCGAGCCCGACGGCGAGCGTCTGACCGTCGAGGTCCCCCTCTCGGGCAGCCACAACACCGTCACCTTCGTCGCCGCCGACGACGCCGGGGAGATCGTCGACGCTGCGGTGGCGATCGAACGGCGGACCGTCACCGACCGCGGGGAGTAG
- a CDS encoding lysylphosphatidylglycerol synthase domain-containing protein, which translates to MTAPRRPVVRFVLGATLGSVALAGYLAVVGSDAVLARASAIAPWAVAAVAALVVAEGLADAVGVWASIRPLGDGLSGGQSVQFALAGDFFDTLSPAGPVSSEPIMARFIGVTTDTSYSEALGVRGVAKYVKSGTQLLVSTTLALLLLVGTPDARVVVTVLGAALVGLLAVGAALLWSRDRLSRALVALLAPVVGFVSARYREDPHDRSAVAAALDRFWTRIVRFRDRPGLLALIAAGGVLEQFLTAAAIWLALSGTGTVVPLLPIVALVPLPQAASAVPIPASLGAYDVLLSGGLAIVVGVPAAATAAPVLVVRALSIPFALSVGGVAVAFLRGWRL; encoded by the coding sequence ATGACTGCTCCCCGCCGCCCCGTCGTGCGGTTCGTCCTCGGCGCGACGCTGGGGTCCGTCGCACTCGCCGGCTATCTCGCCGTCGTCGGCTCCGATGCCGTCCTCGCCCGTGCGAGTGCCATCGCTCCCTGGGCGGTCGCCGCCGTCGCGGCCCTGGTCGTCGCCGAGGGCCTGGCCGACGCCGTCGGCGTCTGGGCGTCGATCCGCCCGCTCGGTGACGGGCTCTCGGGCGGCCAGAGCGTCCAGTTCGCGCTCGCCGGGGACTTCTTCGACACGCTCAGTCCCGCCGGGCCGGTCAGCTCCGAGCCGATCATGGCGCGCTTTATCGGCGTCACCACCGACACCAGCTACAGCGAGGCGCTGGGGGTCCGGGGCGTCGCCAAGTACGTCAAGTCCGGGACGCAGTTGCTCGTCTCGACGACCCTCGCGCTCCTGTTGCTCGTCGGGACGCCGGACGCCCGCGTCGTCGTCACCGTCCTTGGTGCGGCGCTCGTCGGCCTGCTGGCTGTCGGTGCGGCCCTGCTGTGGAGCCGCGACCGGCTCTCGCGGGCGCTCGTGGCACTGCTTGCCCCGGTCGTCGGGTTCGTCTCGGCGCGGTACCGCGAGGACCCACACGACCGCTCGGCCGTCGCGGCCGCCCTCGACCGGTTCTGGACCCGGATCGTCCGCTTCCGTGACCGACCGGGGCTGCTCGCGCTGATCGCGGCCGGCGGCGTCCTCGAACAGTTCCTGACCGCCGCGGCGATCTGGCTGGCGCTGTCGGGCACCGGGACGGTGGTCCCACTCCTGCCCATCGTGGCGCTGGTGCCGCTCCCGCAGGCCGCGAGCGCCGTCCCGATCCCGGCGAGTCTGGGCGCGTACGACGTGTTGTTGAGCGGCGGACTCGCGATCGTGGTCGGCGTTCCGGCGGCCGCGACGGCCGCGCCCGTGCTCGTTGTCCGGGCGCTCTCGATCCCCTTCGCACTCTCGGTGGGCGGCGTGGCAGTGGCCTTCCTGCGCGGCTGGCGGCTCTAA
- a CDS encoding alpha-amylase family glycosyl hydrolase, whose product MHHPGPPRFCHVGESVELAPRAPDPDATYRWTLTETPEDSAVTIDEGPVVHLEPDHPGTYRAELTAPDGTHSQTVRAFPARYTERVRFSVTDAEIEGEEADLAAVEEAVVIGKFNDFTMGEHWAERDGDEWVFETELPPGTHGVIFAFDGEFDPYATDEVTVEGPGRPRIELDARVAGDELVVSADSKAAPDGSDPVVEFHLDDRDALTEADVIVDDDELRAPLAALPDGARVHAVAAAEHHSVADTLELGGDGTVHRPADAPDWAGDATIYEIFVREFVGDIAETSFAEIERRVPYIESLGVDAVWFTPVAQSPTRHGYHITDLFDTAGDLGTRAEFESLVDRLHEAGISVVFDLVINHTSRDHPAFQFHRSGVPGYEDHYERVPAEADTSDIDWAGDDAPGLYFNWTRIPNVNYDSLAVREWMLDVVDEWAGVVDGFRCDVAWGVPHGFWKEVRERVKAQDSDFLLLDETVPREADFRENEFDVHYDTDFYETLLSIGRGEEPATAVFDALELSEVRGYPDRAVHMRYVENHDEDRYRDQCGVAPLRAAVGATFTVPGAPMIYYGQERGVEDQRGTMRWHDGDSDLTDFHRRLVALRQDHPALRAPGVDPVEVTVDEGDPESVVAYRRSDGEETLVVVLNFGADPATVSLAADVTGRDLLAETDVTTDDSLGVEDIVVTPVE is encoded by the coding sequence ATGCACCATCCTGGTCCGCCCCGGTTCTGTCACGTCGGCGAGTCCGTCGAACTCGCGCCGCGCGCGCCGGACCCCGACGCCACCTACCGCTGGACGCTCACCGAGACACCCGAAGACAGCGCCGTCACGATCGACGAGGGACCTGTCGTCCACCTCGAACCGGACCACCCTGGCACCTACCGCGCCGAACTGACCGCGCCCGACGGGACCCACTCCCAGACGGTACGAGCGTTCCCGGCGCGGTACACCGAACGGGTCCGCTTCAGCGTCACCGACGCCGAGATCGAGGGGGAGGAGGCCGACCTCGCAGCTGTCGAGGAGGCCGTCGTCATCGGGAAGTTCAACGACTTCACGATGGGCGAACACTGGGCCGAGCGGGACGGCGACGAGTGGGTCTTCGAGACGGAACTCCCGCCGGGGACCCACGGCGTGATCTTCGCGTTCGACGGGGAGTTCGATCCCTACGCCACCGACGAGGTGACGGTCGAAGGGCCCGGTCGGCCACGGATCGAACTCGACGCCCGCGTCGCGGGCGACGAGCTGGTCGTCAGTGCCGACTCCAAGGCGGCGCCCGACGGCAGCGACCCCGTCGTCGAGTTCCACCTGGACGACCGAGACGCGCTCACGGAGGCGGACGTGATCGTCGACGATGACGAACTCCGCGCGCCCCTCGCCGCCCTTCCGGACGGCGCACGCGTCCACGCGGTCGCCGCCGCCGAACACCACAGCGTCGCCGACACGCTCGAACTCGGCGGCGACGGGACGGTCCACCGGCCGGCCGACGCTCCCGACTGGGCCGGCGACGCGACGATCTACGAGATCTTCGTCCGGGAGTTCGTCGGCGACATCGCCGAGACCTCCTTCGCCGAGATCGAGCGGCGGGTCCCGTACATCGAGTCGCTGGGCGTCGACGCCGTCTGGTTCACGCCGGTCGCACAGAGCCCGACCCGCCACGGCTACCACATCACGGACCTGTTCGACACCGCGGGCGACCTGGGGACCCGCGCGGAGTTCGAGTCGCTGGTCGACCGGCTCCACGAGGCCGGGATCTCGGTGGTGTTCGATCTGGTCATCAACCACACCTCCCGGGACCACCCCGCCTTCCAGTTCCACCGCTCGGGCGTGCCCGGCTACGAGGACCACTACGAACGAGTCCCGGCCGAGGCCGACACCTCCGACATCGACTGGGCCGGCGACGACGCCCCGGGGCTGTACTTCAACTGGACGCGCATCCCCAACGTCAACTACGACTCCCTGGCCGTCCGCGAGTGGATGCTCGACGTGGTCGACGAGTGGGCCGGTGTCGTCGACGGCTTCCGCTGTGACGTGGCCTGGGGCGTTCCCCACGGCTTCTGGAAGGAGGTCCGAGAGCGCGTGAAAGCCCAGGACAGCGACTTCCTCCTCTTGGACGAGACGGTCCCCCGGGAGGCCGACTTCCGGGAGAACGAGTTCGACGTACACTACGACACCGACTTCTACGAGACGCTGCTTTCGATCGGTCGCGGCGAGGAGCCCGCCACCGCCGTCTTCGACGCGCTCGAACTGTCCGAAGTCCGTGGGTACCCGGATCGGGCAGTCCACATGCGCTACGTCGAGAACCACGACGAGGACCGCTACCGCGACCAGTGTGGCGTCGCCCCGCTCCGGGCCGCCGTTGGAGCGACGTTCACGGTACCGGGCGCGCCGATGATCTACTACGGCCAGGAACGCGGCGTCGAGGACCAGCGCGGGACGATGCGCTGGCACGACGGCGACAGCGACCTCACCGACTTCCACCGCCGTCTGGTCGCGCTCCGTCAGGACCACCCGGCTCTGCGCGCGCCCGGCGTCGACCCGGTCGAGGTCACCGTCGACGAGGGCGACCCCGAGAGCGTGGTCGCCTACCGCCGCTCGGACGGCGAAGAGACCCTCGTCGTGGTCCTGAACTTCGGGGCCGACCCGGCGACCGTCTCGCTGGCCGCCGACGTGACCGGCCGGGATCTGCTGGCCGAGACCGACGTGACGACCGACGACAGCCTCGGGGTCGAGGACATCGTTGTCACGCCAGTCGAGTGA
- a CDS encoding extracellular solute-binding protein, translating into MTMDRRTILKQLGGVSVAATLAGCSVQQQDGGSGDGGSGSSSDGSDGSSDGSSDGGSSTDSQGPAGTATAWWSLSDSEKAIREGAVSTFNEQSQHTIEGSDISDLQKKTSSAIPAGQGPHIFDWAHDWAGNTYEQGFTVDQSDQVSISLDQFTTTAQNAVQYEGNLVGLPFGAETVTPIANMDIVDSVPESMDEMISIMDDYHDPDNGQYGLSYPFDPYFSSGFLQAFGGHYYDPQADEPLGVNSDEVVRGLEYALENLRPYMPNDPSYEPQAAAFNEGNAAFAINGPWSLATFSDNDIDYEVFSFPEMEEGTQSPYTGISVWYFAKPMEEGGADATAARDFVEWYVTNEDHLSMLAQEQGAIPVLDSLVGSSDLPAEVQAYSESAGQGTPMPSAPRMDDVWDPVGNALTKAFNGDASAQQALDTAASEIRSNWEG; encoded by the coding sequence ATGACAATGGACCGCAGAACAATCCTCAAGCAGCTCGGTGGCGTCAGCGTGGCAGCGACTCTGGCTGGGTGTAGCGTGCAACAACAGGACGGCGGCTCCGGTGACGGTGGGTCCGGAAGCAGTTCCGACGGGAGTGACGGGTCCAGCGACGGGTCCAGTGACGGTGGGTCCTCGACAGACAGTCAGGGACCGGCCGGCACCGCGACCGCCTGGTGGTCGCTGAGTGACAGCGAGAAGGCGATCCGGGAGGGCGCCGTCAGCACGTTCAACGAACAGAGCCAGCACACGATCGAAGGGTCCGACATCTCGGACCTCCAGAAGAAGACCTCCAGTGCTATCCCGGCCGGTCAGGGCCCTCACATCTTCGACTGGGCACACGACTGGGCCGGCAACACCTACGAACAGGGCTTCACCGTCGACCAGAGCGACCAGGTGTCGATCAGCCTCGATCAGTTCACGACGACGGCACAGAACGCCGTCCAGTACGAGGGCAACCTCGTCGGCCTGCCGTTCGGTGCCGAGACGGTCACGCCGATCGCGAACATGGACATCGTCGACTCCGTGCCCGAGAGCATGGACGAGATGATCTCGATCATGGACGACTACCACGACCCCGACAACGGTCAGTACGGGCTCTCGTACCCGTTCGACCCGTACTTCTCCAGCGGGTTCCTGCAGGCTTTCGGCGGGCACTACTACGACCCCCAGGCCGACGAGCCCCTGGGTGTCAACTCCGACGAGGTCGTCCGAGGGCTGGAGTACGCCCTGGAGAACCTCCGTCCGTACATGCCGAACGACCCAAGCTACGAGCCACAGGCCGCGGCGTTCAACGAGGGCAACGCCGCCTTCGCCATCAACGGGCCGTGGTCGCTGGCGACGTTCAGCGACAACGACATCGACTACGAAGTGTTCAGCTTCCCCGAGATGGAAGAGGGGACACAGAGCCCCTACACGGGCATCTCGGTGTGGTACTTCGCCAAGCCGATGGAGGAAGGCGGCGCCGACGCCACGGCGGCGCGGGACTTCGTCGAGTGGTACGTCACCAACGAGGACCACCTCAGCATGCTCGCCCAGGAGCAGGGCGCGATCCCGGTGCTTGACAGCCTCGTCGGCAGTTCGGACCTCCCGGCGGAAGTGCAGGCCTACTCCGAGTCGGCCGGTCAGGGGACTCCGATGCCCAGCGCACCGCGCATGGACGATGTCTGGGACCCGGTCGGCAACGCACTGACCAAGGCGTTCAACGGCGACGCCAGCGCCCAACAGGCACTGGACACGGCCGCCTCGGAGATCCGCAGCAACTGGGAAGGCTAG